AGCTGGAGCACTATAAATACTTCCACAGTTATCTGCAACAATGTGGGATTTTTGTGGTTCAACAGCTATTCTGTTCCCCATGTTCCCTTCAGCATAGCCTCTATTAAACCTCCGAAGCCACTGAAATCTGCCAGAAAGTGGTTTCCACTTTTTGAGACCTCCTGCTTGTTTTTCTACACTATAAGGTCCTTGTCCACTCCTGCTGCTAGTAATAGAATTCTCTTCCTTATCAATGCTGGCATTACATGGCTTCTCCGCAGAATTGGTCTCATCACAGGTTCTGCCGATCAGTGAACTTGAAGTGATGCTGCTATCCTCTGAGTCATACTCATGGTCATTAACCATTCTATGGGGACTGGTGGCTGTGGACAAGGAGTTATCTGCATTGAAGCGTGATTCTTCCGCTACATCCAATCCCTTAACTATGACATCTTGATCAATATGTTCCTCAACATAATCTGTTTCTGCTTCTATCTCCAAGCACAGAGATTCATCAGTAGCTGAGATGCGTGGAACTTTATCGGATCTATAGATACCATGGTTTCTATCAACACCGGTACTTGTATCAGAAGGCCCAACATTTTTATTCTCACTCTGAAATTCTGTGGGGCAAGGATCAGAAGCTGTCCTAGGTAAATTGAATCTTTCTATTAGTGGCCCGTCAGCCATATCGCTTGAAACTGTATCGCCACAATTTTCCTTGTCAAGTTCCTCTGCTGCATGCAACAACCTCCATTTCTCTTCCCAGTAGCTATCTGATAATAGGTTTGGAGTAACAGGACTAGAACCATATGAAAGACTCTGACCTCGTCTACCTCCACATTGATGCCCTGGGATTCCTCCTTGGGATGAACAAGAGAAAACCGTATCAAGTGCAAGAGATTGCAATGACTTTGCCTTCTCAATTGACTTCTTCACACTAATATCTTCAGGTAAATTTAACAACCGTTGGAGACAAGCAGTCGCATACTCAGTGGCTAGTATTGAAGATCTTAGCTGAAGTAGCATGGAAACTGCCATTGCCAAGATGAAGGCTCCCCTCGGTGAGCACAATATCCGGCATCCAAGCTCTGACTCATTTGCTTTATCAGGAAAAGATATAAGGTTAGGAAAAGAGAATATTTCATCCCAAACAACTAAAAGATCCTCAAGAGAAAATTCACGTCCAAATAAAAGACGCAGCCATCGTAATGCGAAGTATTGGGGCTCTACCCCAAGCTCAACAAGATGGCTATGAAGAGATGAGTCGATGATGGAGAGCAATTGATACATTGCAGAAGATGCTTCTATTATAGGTGGTAATCCAGTACTGGACCCTATGGAAGGAGATGGAGAGAAGAGCTCTGCCATGACAACCACACtatttgcatcattcattaaatAATCAAACATGCAGTAGGCATCATGTTCCATGaatttttcagataaaacaacacCTAATTCGCCCTCTACTCCATAAGCATCACTCATCAAGAATATGTCCTTTGTTTCAGGATCAAGCTCATCTAGACTTCTTACTTTGGCACTCTTCTCCTGGACACTACCATCTTTATCAGTTGCTGCTGTATTCATATTCATGATCTTTTCAAATCTGTAGGCAGAACTTAATTCGATTTCAGGGAGGGATACCCCATGAAATTCATCACTGAAGTAGTCTTCATATTTGTCCCGTACTTGGGAAAGGTACTGCAGATCAATATGAAGTACATACAAAAGTGGAGCCAGTAGTTCATGCATTCCTGTAGGTACAGATACATATTTATTGTCACTTCAAGTAGAAACACAATCATAGTGGTCAAAATGCTATACAAAATAAATGGCATGTCTGAAATCTGTTGGATAAGACACAGTCATGGTTGTTCAATTGGACAGAGTAGCAGTTTGTAACTTACAAGCTTctaaaaaataatatagccttacttTCTAAGCACCTGTTCCCTATTGCATAATGTTTGGGCTAAAACCAAACAGCACAAGGACCAGAGTTATAGAGTTGTATGCTTCTCATAATAACATAACGTAACATAACCGACATTTTGATTAGATGacaataaaattttttttgaaacatTCAATCTGAGCACTAGAGGAGAAAAATAGAACTTTGTGATTCATTATTGAAGTTATATGTGACACAAGTGATCCATGAAGATACGAATTCATACTTGCCTTAGTGACTATCATCATTTTTGCATTTATTAAACATTGGAATACCTAGAGAACTAGTCTTGAAATCAAGCTGGTTGAAGGTAGCAAATTCTGATCTTTTATTTGTAAGGGAAAACTTCACCTTGAAAACTAACACAAAATTACTTGTGGAACTGTAGCCACACAAGTACTGACAGCGATAAAACAATGGTATCTCCAGCAAGCATAACAAAAACATAGTTGGAAGCCTGGACACACTTAATATGTGTactaaagaaacaaaaaattggaaTGGCATTAATATGTTATATTAAGTGGCTTTTGAGAAGGCATGCTGCTGGTTTCAATTGCAAAAGAAAATACTGATGCAACAGCCAAACTACCTAGAAATGGGAAGCAAATTTCTACATAAAAAGATGAATAGCCACCTTGTCTATATCCACACTCTGGATGAATAAGACACCACAATAGGAGTATTTGCCTCAACATGGCCTGACATGTAGCTGTCTGGAAGTAGCCTTCCTGGTCAGGATACAACCGTGACAAATCTTGATCAAGCATCTTCTCCAGTTCAGCATTTCGAAAATAGAGGCTCCACAAGCTATCTGTGAAGAGAATGCACTACAAGATTAGGACTATAACCCCCCCAGGAATAAGTAAGGCTGAGCAGGTACATCTTTTATGAACTCATCCAATccaaagaaaacataaaaatCAACTTCTGAGAGTGGGTTAGTGTGCATTTTATACAGAGGAATCTGGCTACGTCAATTTGCAGAACACAAATGTGATAACCACATCCTACATTCACAACGCATGAATATAAACATTAGAAAAGCTGCATTACACAAAGAGGAAGACTTTTGGATAGTGATTTGTTGTACGCATAAGCATAGTTTGGTCAAGATAGGATCTTTTGATAACGATCAGGCTTTGAACTTTTGAAGGAGTGCACAATATACACATAATAATCAAGAAAAGAGGTAGAGCCAGTTTACCACTTCACCTGGACTTTGTGATAATGGATTGTCCACAATAAGATCAGGTGATTTGCTTTCATCCTTGGAGAGATGAGGATCTACTATAAGCCGGCGCCTTAAATGGGCATACCTATCAACAAAAAGTTACAAATAATAAATAAAGACAAATTTCCAATAACAATAAATAACGGCTTAAATTCGAACCCATTTAGAAGAGAAATAATGGATTCACACACAGAAGATGTCATCTTGAAGCTGATGATACTATAGATTTGCATTTGATCAATTGGAGATTCGCCATTGCCAGTCTAAATCAAGAAaacataaaaaatgagaattCTTTTAGGTGATAGCCGACCGGTTACCAATTGGGGAACCCATTTATGGAATTCAATGAAACATCGTCTTCTCATTTGAGGTATAATTGAGAGAAACAACGGAGAAAAGCTCAACAAGGCATAATTCTACCTTCTCCTAGAATCTGCGGCGACCCGCCGGATATCATCGATCGAAGCAGGAGACTTGGGCAGGATGCCGAGATCGATGCGCCATCGGACACCTCGAAGGCTCGTGAATCTGGACCCCGAGATGGATTCCCGAATCGGAGACGCATGATCGGATGCAGGGACAGGCGGCATCACCCTGCTCCCGGTCAGCGTGGAACTCCGATCGCTTTTCGACTGCTTCGAAGAAGAAATCTGGAGAAAAGGTGAAAGAATAAGAGCACGAGGAAGGGAAAGTTGGGATCTTTATCGGAATTTGGGGAGGGAAAGGCAACGAAGAATTCGTAACGAATGTGCTGCTAaccttttctttctctctctctcttctctctctctctctctccctctcttttgtCCTATCTTATTTGATGTCCTGCGTGGAAGGGGACGAGGGAGAAGTTGCAAGAATGGCAGttgtataatttttatttttatttttttgcttcttaTTTTTGGCAAGGTTGCAAATACTAAGTCAGTGGTTTCATATTTTTAAgctttaagttatatatatatatatatatatatatataatggaagtGTATTTTTTGGGTTGTCAACGGAAATAGAGACCAGTTATAGGGTCTCTCGCTGatgattaaataaataaataaaaccttTTTAGAAAAGGAAAACTTATAAATGTGAGTTGAGAGACGGGTCGGAGGCTTAAGCTTAATTGTATCAATAAAAGAGAATGAAGGTTGTGAGCTCGCCTCCCTGAGTTCAGAGTAGCAGATACCGAGTTTGGTcaaggatgagagagagagagagagagagagagagagagagagggagggagggagggagggagggtctCAACCAAAGGGCATTTAAAACATTGTCAAGGTCAAAGCAAATCCGAGATTAATACAAAGTCAAAGCAAACCTTGTCAAGGCCAAAGCAAAACCTCGACAAGGTCAACGTAAATCCAAAGGGCATATAAGTTCCAAAAATATCAAATAAGTCATAAATTAATGAGATAAAAATTCGTGTGCTACTCATCGATGATTCAACAATTTGATCGAATTAATACAATCAATAAGCACAAAACCCGATGGACACCAAAATCTCTAATTGCTTGTCTGATAAAGCAAATCAAGAAAGCAACACAAGTGAATTACTCACCAAGGATGCCTGAGATCCAAATAGATGGATTAACATAATGGTTTGTAGATTTATACATCCACCTTTTATTATAAGAGAACTTATAAGATAGACACTCGTTGATtattacattagacaacaaaggaCAGACATATTAAGTAATGTTATTACAAATATCAAAACTTTTTCAGGCACTAACATGGATCACGCCATAATGCTACATAGGAGAAAAAATGAGGCTGCTTATGAAACCCACAGCTTGACAAGTAAATAGGAAGAGAGATCGTCGTTACTTATATAGTCTGTCACCGTGCTTCATCTTCGAGGTTGCGGAACTCAACAGTGAGGTCATCATACAGTTTCTGGAATTTTGCGATAAGAGCTTCCTCACCTTCTGCAGGATCTTCAAATTTCTGGGACCTAAAAAAAGCAGACAACGAGATGGATTATTGCTATGGAAAACATGGCTAATAAAGGATGGATTAATACACTCGTGTCATAAACAAGAGTAATCCTGCTTACACTAGTCGGTAGAAGAGTTGGCCCAAGCGATGCTTAATGACACTGTATGTTATCTTCTGGCCATCAGGACCTGCTCCTCTCTCTACAGCCTGAAAATTGcacaattataataaaattaaactttatgaaatatttactaCAATGGAAGCAGTTCTACCACCATGTTTACGGACAGGACAATTTTTGTGTAATGCATGAAGATAATTAGATCATTCAATGAGATCATTATTGATTCTTTGCTATGGCACAATTCTTTGGAGAGCAAGATCAACCTAGTGATACCAAAAAAACCCATCCTATGATTACCTGATTGGCCAATGTATTGAAATGGATGATGTTACGCATCATCCAAACTGATTTGTAAAATGGGCAGAATTTATCATATCTGTATTCAACAAAGGAGATCAATAAGCGGCAACTCTGTAAAGAATAGGGAGCTAAATATAATGCTAGCGGCAAAACTTATCATAAAGAAGAGGCAGAACTCACGGAGTAAAAGCATTCTGCGCAAGATAATCTTCTCTCAGAAGCTTTGCTGTCTCCAGGGTAATTTTGTCTGTTTCAGCCAATGCATCTTTACCAACAAGCTACAGAATTTTGAGGGATAAATTTGGATCAAAGGCGGATATGTAAGAATTGACTTTCCAGTAGTAGTTTAAAGTTAATGCAGATATCATTTAAAATCAATCGGATAAGGTATATGAAACCCAACATAGTAAAAAAAAGAAATGCCGTAAATAATTCTAGCACAGATAAAACTGGAAGCTGATACTAAAACTAATTCATAAttttaagatatataaaaaacAGAATGAATTGCAGGAACTAAAACCATAATAATCCCAGGTGAGGAAAATAGTAAACCTGCACAATTTCGTTTAGGTCATCTTCTCTCTGTAATACTTCACGAGCTTTAGTTCTTATGTCAATAAAATCTGGATCAAATTTCTCATAGAAAGATTCCAAAGCCTGAAATAAAAACCAATGGAGGAACTTAATTTATATTAGCCAAGAGAATAAACTACCTGTGATAAAAATGAATAATAATCAAAAGGTAGTATTAGAATCCTAAATGTAACACTTACAGAAATATTCTGTAGTTCAAAACTTCTAAGAGCAAGACAAATTGTAGTTATCAATAATGTCCAACAATCTAAGATAACTGGAGTGAATATCCAAAACTTGCAGGCAGTTCCAAAGTAATGCATTACTTTTACTTAATCATTGCTATCAAATTAAACAAAAGGTGCATGACATAGATATTTTTAGTGTATGTCCCTGAATATGTGAGTGCATGATTGTCTAACCAACAAGGTGAAAAAACCAAGCTTATCTTATcttgcatgataaacatgatgGTGAAAGAGATGAAGGGCACAAGACCTTTGAGTACTTGGAATAAGATATAAGCCAATTAACTGATGGGAAATGCTTCCTTTGAGCAAGCTTCTTATCCAGTCCCCAGAAGACCTGCAATGCATTCACAAAAGGTTGAAGAGCACAAGATCCAGGAATACTTTGACCTGCTGAAAACTAACCAATGCTTCATTACCTGAACAATACCAAGGGTTGCAGAAGTAACTGGATCTGAAAAATCACCACCTGGAGGAGAAACAGCGCCAACGATTGTGACACTACCTGATCGGTCTGGCGCACCGAGACATTTCACTTTACCAGCTCGCTCATAGAAAGATGCTAGACGTGCTGCCAGATATGCAGGATAACCACTATCTGCTGGCATTTCAGCCTGAGAAAGAGGTGATGTTTACCACAAGGAACAAAACCAGTTGGGctataaattaaaagaaaaaaaaaacatcatgtgTACATATTTATGTAAAAGTATAAATAACAGGGGAGACATGAAAAGGACAAATACCAGACGCCCAGAGATTTCACGCAAGGCCTCTGCCCAGCGAGAGGTGGAATCAGCCATCATGCTAACATTGTAGCCCATATCTCGGAAATATTCAGCTATAGTGATGCCTGAGAAATAAATATAGCTGAAAATTAGTAGTCACAGTTTGCATCAATAAAGCGCTTGATAAAGCAGAATACAAACAATATTATCTATAAATACACTCCTGGATAACTATTGtttcacccaaaaaaaaaaagagagaaaaaaaggatTGACACAGGATGCCATAACAGCAACCAACATATAGCGGCTTAAGCTCCAGCCTCTGCTAGTCCTTATTTCTTTAAAGCATTACTTGGAAGTTTGTGAAAGAAAggataagaaagaaatatttGTCCATAACTAAAAGATGATTACATTGGGATCAAGATtgtcatattttatttgactttcCTTTCATTTACAAGCACAACATATAAAAGGTAAGGGTAGCATTACTTGTAGTTTGTTTCCTTTCATTTTCATGTCTAACATCTGAAACAGCAACAGCAGAAGAAAAATCTAAATTTAAGATAGGCACCAAAAGATGAAAGCAGATTACAAAATACCTTGCACAAGGATAATTTTGTGATTTACACAAAACTTGAAGTAGAACAGTGATCATTATGCACAAGGATTATTTTTGTTGAAAATGGTCAGACAACTTTTCAACCTATATATCATCTTCTTATCAAGTGTGCTAACACTCTATGCCTAATGTTATGTATAAGATTTACGATATTCAATAAGTGTAAAatgtaaataaaaaagataatataaagTTTATCACTAACATAAAAAATATCAGTCCCCAGCATTAGAAATCTTTCTAAACATCAGTCTTCCAAATAAGATAAACTCTTGGACATAACAGAATAGCCAAAGAAgaaatatatgtgtacatatccgAACTCTTAATAGTCCTAATGACATAAATAACAACAAAAAGTTTTAACAGTCCAAAAATAAATAGAAAGATTTTTGTTGGTGCCTTTACCACAGTTATATCAGCTtaggaaaaatattttaatatgaaaaGATAATTTGTTATAAGTTGAAGAGCAGTAGAGTGTCAGGCTTCCATTGACTAGCTCTCTCTCATGATAGGGCATTAAGGTCTTGTGTTTTCTTGATTGTCACTAGTTTGCCGTTTCTATTCAACAAATACCTGTATATATGGAGGCCTCACGAGCAGCCACCGGCATATTGGAAGTGTTTGCTACAAGTGTTGTCCTCTTCATCACAGATTCTTCACGACCATCCGGCAATGTCATTGTTAGTTGTGGGAAATCCATTAGAACCTGAGGTGTTGGTTAATATTTAACAACCAATAGAACAAGAAAAGACAAACCAATGAAATGCAGAAACAAACCTCAGCCATTTCATTTCCTCTCTCTCCACATCCCACATAAACCACTGTGTCAGAATTAGAGTACTGGATGCATTGACAAAGGGTAAGTTTAAGATcaccaataaaaaaaagaaagaaatatcttCTGAAATATTTACCTTCGAGAGTGCCTGACTGATAACTGTTTTTCCACAACCAAAAGCTCCAGGTATCGCACAAGTGCCTCCAAGAACCGAAGGGAAGAGAGCATCAAGTACACGCTGAACAGCAGTTGCAGAATTCAGAACAAAGTACAATCATCATAAAGTATATCTTACAGAATCTATGAGAAAAACCAAATCGCTAAAGAAGGATAATGGTTCATTGCTTATTGCAATTTTACCTGCCCAGTTAAGAGTGGTGTATCAGCTGCAACTTTTGCTGCAACAGGCCTTGGTGTACGCACTGGCCATGTCTGCATAAAATAAATCAGAATTCTAGCAGCAATTGAGAATGTCAGACAATGGATGCCATACTGTAAAATAATTGGAAAAAACAGACAACCACAAACCTGGAGCATAGTGATCTGCTTTTTAACACCTTGAAACTCCAGCTCAAGTACTGTATCCTGTGAATATAGTGGAAGTAAAAGACAAAAGAGTAAAGTTAGGAGAAGAACATCATAATCAGCTTGCCTAAATGAATATGAAAGGAAATGGTCACAGACCTTCAGATTGTATTGACCAGCAGGGGCAATGTAACTAATTTTTCCCATGGAACCTGGAGGAATAGCAACATGATGCTGCATCAATGTGTTCTCGAAGACAGtctgcatgtttaataatgaaatgaGAATCTTGGACAAGAGTCAATACACTGATTttcaaaagagaataaatttcAAGAAATGTCAAGGTTGTTGAACTTACTGCAAATAGATCTCCACCAGTAAGAAGATCTCCTACAGCTGGAGGAAGTACAAAAAAAGTCATAAAACTTTTTAAAAATGTAGAGAAGGCAACAATTCAATGACTTGATAAAAAATGCATAAGAGGCTATTTAAACTCATGCTATATGCAATTAGCAGGATTACCTAACTTCTTAGGATCAAATTCCCACAATATATCTTTGTCCAGTGCAGGAACAGAAACACCACGAGGTATATAGACATCACCAGACTTGATGGCAATAGTTTTCAGAGGACGCTGTAGGAAGAACATGGAATATGCTATCAGGAAAGTATAATTAGCCGATTCAAGGAATGGAACTTTTGCATATATTTACCTAAAAACAATCCTGACAATTTGTATACATGGTAGAAGCAAGAAGTTGTGATCATTTTGTAGTCAAGTTAGATGGTGCAAGCCACATGTTTCCATCTAGGCAGCTAACGGCATGAATAACATCGACTATACATCATGTAAAGCAGTAAAGTACATGCCAGCGACCAAATTCAATTATTGATGTTTCAAGCAGACCTGAATGCCATCAAAAATGTTGCCCAAAATTCCAGGTCCTAGTTCCACTGAGAGAGGCTGCACAGAAAGTTTGAATTCATGATGATTCAGATGGGACTGTAATGAAACTGTACTGGTTATGAGTATTTAAGGTCTCTAATATTACCTTTCGAGTTCGCAAAACAGGATCATTGACCATCAAACCAGCAGTTTCTTCATAGACTGAGATTCAAAAGTGATAAGAAATAGTTTCATAAATCCAAAGTTAATATGCAAGATCTAAAGTGACTGGCGACAGAAAGCAGTATAACATGACAAAAATTCATATAATACTATTATAGTAGACAAGAATTGTCCAGTCCTGTACCCTGAATGGTAGCTGAATCACCCTCCAAACGGATAATTTCACCAATAAGCTTATCATGACCAACACGAACCAGTTCATACATAGCAGCACCTCCCATTCCATCGGCCACAACAACGGGTCCAGAAACCTGAAAATTTGAAGGCAAGAGAAAGGTCAAAGTGTTGCATTAAGACTAATTTCTTCTTAAATATCATCTTGCAGCAAAAAAAGAAAGTGCATTTCTGAGTGGACATCATAATCAAGGCTATCCGATATCAGACAAAAACCATATTTTTCCAAATTACATAATAACCAAGAAAATACAATATTATGATAATAAGTTTTAATAAAATATTCTAAAAAGGTGGCTTAGTTGATGAGGCTGATACCAATGCAAGGTGTATTAGTGGAATCTTTTGTACAATATAGTTAAATGTATCAATGTGCTGGCCAGGTCTGATAGCTAAAGGACCTTATTAAGATTTAAATCCATATATAGTTTTGGCACAGCAGGGTCCACACCACAAAACCTGAAGTATAACCAATCTAGTCAAGGACCTAAGCAAACCTTCAACTAATAAATTGTGCAGGTCATCAGGCTGGCCCTCCCCGATTGACAACAATTAAAGGCCTCCTTTGGGTCAGATTGTTTGGGGCCTTTGGGCAATACCACTGTAAAAAATAAATCAACTAAAATCTGGAGCTTTGGATATTAGAGCAAAAGTCACAAAGCAAGTAAATGGATGTCTTCTTCAACTTACCCATACAAAATTACAATGGCATCGACATCTCTAAGTGTGTGAAAGATATACAATGATCAAGCAcgacaaaaaaatcaaaaaatcaaaaaataagtttgACATCAAATGTACCAAAATGGGGAAGATAGTCCAGACAAGACCACTGTAGAATTGCAAACAATTATAATCCAACGATGCAGTTCTTCCACTTAGACTGCTAAAACTATTTTCACTGCCAGATCACAGAAGGAAAAAAACCCAGAAGAAAAAACAACATGATCAAGTTCTTCCTAATTTTAACTCAATGTGAATCTGAAGAGTAAATATTCATTCCGTTCCCTTATCTTTTAGGAGTAACACAGCTAGATATAATTATCTGAAGAATTGGCCATTGGAACAGAGAGTGCAAGAAACTCTTTGATAGGTGCAAATCCGCAAGAGGAAAGGACTAATTTTCATTAATAACCTGGGGGACTAGATTCTCTTGGATGCATTTGATAGGATCTTTCTGTTGAATAGGTGAAGCCATTTGCTAATCAAAAACATCAAAATTTGAACCCACTAGAATATTTCAATAATTGAACAGGAATGCCACGTTATCTATAAAGAACAAATTAGTTGTCCAATACAGTTGGAACAGCAGTTCGGTACAGAATTACAATCATCTCCAGATAAGTTCTACTTGAGCGAAGAActaaagggaaaagaaaaaggaaaaggggcCATTTCTTTAAATTGTGATCTAAACATGGATTGAAGATAAATCATCACAGGGGAACATGGTCCACTGGAATATCCCAGGGGTCTATAACAACTTCATCAAGAACGCACTTAAACTTGGATTAACGCGTCAAAATCATTTACCCAATGCTCAGCTCATCTCTACCGAACTTCATCTTCGTTACTTAGCACAATTTTAATTCACTTTCTTTGTCAGAACACATCTTCTCAATTTTTACGCTCACTTCCAATCATGCCAATAACACACCGATGAATCGGCAGGACCATGAAGAAAAAGCCTAATCAGCACTTAATACACAGAATATCTGATCAACAATAGAAACCGATCCACAACAAGATATAGCGAACTTAAAGCTCCGGCGAAAAACATGAAGCACCTTACGGACGTATCCGTACTCGCTCTCCTTCTCCGAATCCTCGAACGTCGTGAGGCGATCGCCGTAGGCCATCTTCGCGGGTGAAGACCAAAAGCGGAGGCAAACACCTGATCCAACCGAAAACCTTCGATCGGACAACAAATCTCGAGCGGCAGCAACGCAACCGGAAAGCGATCCCTCGGGTTTTTGGATCGATCCGAGAGACGATGAGACCCGTAGGTcgcaagcagagagagagagagagagagagagagagagagagagagagaggaggggattCGGCAGCAGACTGAACCCTTCTCTCACGACGTGCCACGAATATAGCGCGCAGGTTGATTTTTGTACACGTCGCTAACGGTGTGGTGTCATCGACTGCTTTAAGGGGACAGATCCTCTCCACCGTAGTTTTTACATCATCCTCTTGTTCTCGCATCTTTCCCGTCCATTTGTAAAAGTTCCGTCTGAAAACCGTTCGATCCGAATGTCATACGCACGCTGTCGGGGGAGAATCCTTATCACTTGGAGAAATGTGGGCATTGCCAACTTCACGTGATCTGTTGTGCCTCTGGCTGTGTTGTGACAGACAGCCAACAGCTGAGACGGTTATCGTGGCTGCGAAGAGGACAACGGTACCGGACAATAATCAAGCATGAGAACGCATCACCGTCCGTCCACGTCCCACGTGAATCACGCGGCGATGGATCCGTCCGACACCACATCATGTGCGACGTGACAAAATTTGAGGATCTTGTCCAATCCTCAGGAGGCATATCGACCATCTCATGATCCCTATCGTTCATCTCGGCCGCTTATTGTTATCATTCGTCACCCGTCACGTGCCACATCCAACGTAGATGGAGGATGAGAACCAATGGACGGCAATGATGTGAAATTTCAGTCCTCTATACAAAGTGAACTGTAGAGGATCCCATCCAATGTTAGATCCTGCTCCCAGACCAGGGGAGGTTGCAGTTGACCTGGCTCGGATTAGGCGAGGACCAACAGGAACGGGTCGGGTTGTTTTGGATGTTGGATTTATCCGACCCGTTTAAGTCGGTTATAGTAAACCCCTAAATTAGGCTTAAGATTGACTCATTTAACAAAGAATTACTCTAGTTTTGGACACGTTATGTGTTTGGATAATAACATGTTATATTTTTCCGAGTATTAAGTCCACCTAAACCGTGTAAAGTGGATAATTATGAAACTTGATTATTCGTCCCAGTGTACTACGTATTGCATTAACATTTGACAAATAGTAAATTAGGCTAATTACATATATCCTTATAGTTAGACTTTTTTTATATCTTGaactttatatttaaaaattttaaattaaaatctttataattataaaagtaaaatatttaacattaTTTATCTAACATTCACTTTATCGATAGAAAATATAATACATGTTGATTGACACAAAGATAATGAGCTAGAAGATAATTTTAGTGGTGATAGTCGACGATAGTGCCATGGCTAACTGTTGTGGTGGTGATCAACGATAATGATATAATGGTTGGCCttattgttagagctagccccaggatatttaccaaaggataattttggcaacacaacaaagacaataaagcggaaagaataaagcgacaagaacaaacaaaacaccagaa
This genomic stretch from Musa acuminata AAA Group cultivar baxijiao chromosome BXJ3-9, Cavendish_Baxijiao_AAA, whole genome shotgun sequence harbors:
- the LOC103998735 gene encoding V-type proton ATPase catalytic subunit A isoform X1, whose amino-acid sequence is MITTSCFYHVYKLSGLFLAYSMFFLQRPLKTIAIKSGDVYIPRGVSVPALDKDILWEFDPKKLAVGDLLTGGDLFATVFENTLMQHHVAIPPGSMGKISYIAPAGQYNLKDTVLELEFQGVKKQITMLQTWPVRTPRPVAAKVAADTPLLTGQRVLDALFPSVLGGTCAIPGAFGCGKTVISQALSKYSNSDTVVYVGCGERGNEMAEVLMDFPQLTMTLPDGREESVMKRTTLVANTSNMPVAAREASIYTGITIAEYFRDMGYNVSMMADSTSRWAEALREISGRLAEMPADSGYPAYLAARLASFYERAGKVKCLGAPDRSGSVTIVGAVSPPGGDFSDPVTSATLGIVQVFWGLDKKLAQRKHFPSVNWLISYSKYSKALESFYEKFDPDFIDIRTKAREVLQREDDLNEIVQLVGKDALAETDKITLETAKLLREDYLAQNAFTPYDKFCPFYKSVWMMRNIIHFNTLANQAVERGAGPDGQKITYSVIKHRLGQLFYRLVSQKFEDPAEGEEALIAKFQKLYDDLTVEFRNLEDEAR
- the LOC103998735 gene encoding V-type proton ATPase catalytic subunit A isoform X2, which gives rise to MAYGDRLTTFEDSEKESEYGYVRKVSGPVVVADGMGGAAMYELVRVGHDKLIGEIIRLEGDSATIQVYEETAGLMVNDPVLRTRKPLSVELGPGILGNIFDGIQRPLKTIAIKSGDVYIPRGVSVPALDKDILWEFDPKKLAVGDLLTGGDLFATVFENTLMQHHVAIPPGSMGKISYIAPAGQYNLKDTVLELEFQGVKKQITMLQTWPVRTPRPVAAKVAADTPLLTGQRVLDALFPSVLGGTCAIPGAFGCGKTVISQALSKYSNSDTVVYVGCGERGNEMAEVLMDFPQLTMTLPDGREESVMKRTTLVANTSNMPVAAREASIYTGITIAEYFRDMGYNVSMMADSTSRWAEALREISGRLAEMPADSGYPAYLAARLASFYERAGKVKCLGAPDRSGSVTIVGAVSPPGGDFSDPVTSATLGIVQVFWGLDKKLAQRKHFPSVNWLISYSKYSKALESFYEKFDPDFIDIRTKAREVLQREDDLNEIVQLVGKDALAETDKITLETAKLLREDYLAQNAFTPYDKFCPFYKSVWMMRNIIHFNTLANQAVERGAGPDGQKITYSVIKHRLGQLFYRLVSQKFEDPAEGEEALIAKFQKLYDDLTVEFRNLEDEAR